The DNA window ACGTCATTAGTCCGATTCTTTGTAGGAACTACCCGTAATAACGAACTTGCAAAATGGATCTGTTTATCATAAAGAGATTCGTTGTTCCTGACCCTGCTTCACCTTAATTGTTATTTGAACAAAAAGATCACAATAAACTTTTGGTAAAAGTTCTATCTTGGTCGGAGTGGGGATAGCATTTCTCTTCTGCATGTCTATGGAGTTTTGCAAAACCCAAACACCTCAGAGATAGATATAGAGGTAGGAATTTGTCGAACGAACCACACTCCTTCGTAGACGTCAGGAGTCCATTGATGAAAAGGGGCTGGGGAAAGCTTGAACCCAAGTCCTACAGTGATGGATATAAGCGCAATTGAAATTCCTGGGGAGTTATACATTTGTGTATTGATAAGACCGTTCACAATTTCTTGAAGCTCGATCTCCCCCCCAGATGAACCATATAGCCAAGAGAAACCATGAACCAGAATAGAAGAGCTTGCCCCACCCATGAGTAAATATTTCATAGTAGCCTCATTAGACCGTAGATCTCTCTTGGTATATCCAGACAATAGGTAGGAACATAAACTGAAACATTCTGGAGCTACAAAGATAGTTATTAAATCGTTAGCACCACATAAAAACATTCCCCCTAGAGTAGCTGTTAATACGAATAACAGAAACTCTGTTATAGCCATTtctgtacattcaatgtactctacGGATAGAGGAATACATAAAGTTGAACATAATAAAATGAGAAATTGAAAGATTTCGTTGAAATTGTTCGTTTGGAAATTTCCCGAAAAGCTAATTATAGGTTCTTCTCTCCATCGGAACAATAGGGCCGTTATGCTTATTACTAAACTTGTTGAAGAGATGAAATAGAACCAAGGTCTATCTTTTTGATCAGAGGTTGAATCGATCATCAGAAGAAGAATTAGGCCAAAAATTAGGATACATTCTGGGAAAATGAAACTTCCATTGAAGAGAAGCAAATGAAACGCTTTCATAAAAATTCTCGTAGAATCGAGAATGAAGTTTTCATTCTGTACATGCCAGATCATGAATTAGTAACTGCATCCAATCTCCGAAAAGTCCCGATTGTTTCGATTTTTGAAATGGGATATTTACGGAATCCCCATGAATAGGATCAAACCTTATTCCATGCTATTTCCATaagattcttctttcttattcttaagcaagccctcgagagggcttagttgatcatgatttctgttttctctttcttttcctttttgtttgtttCGAGAAAGATATCGTCCGATTCTCCTTCTATTGATTCTTTTCCGATCGAGATGTACGGATCCATGTGTCTACATACATAGATTCTGTTCATGGATTAACGAAAATGTGCAAGAGCTCTATTTGCCTCTGCCATTCTATGAGTCGCTTCCTTTTTGCGTATGGCACCCCCACTCCCTTTGGCAGCATCTACTAATTCGGAACTTAATTTGAAAGCCATATTTCGACCCGGACGCTTTTGGGATGCTTCTAATAACCAACGAATGGCAAGTGCTCTTCCTTGTTTAGATCCTATTTCAATCGGAACTTTCCGCGTCGATCCTTTTTTATTACGTCTTGTTTTTACTCCTATATTGGGAGTTACTCTACGTATTGCTTGACGTAAAACCAATAGTGGATTTGTTTCTGTCTTTTGTTGAATCTTTTTCACGGCTCGATAGAGAATTTGATAagccaatgatttttttccgtctTTCATAATACGGTTAACCACCATGTTAACTAATCGATTACGAAAAATTGGATCGGATTTTGCAGTTCTTTTTTCTGCAGTACCTCGACGTGACATGAGCGTGAAAGAGGTTCAAGAATCCGTTTTCTTTTTATAAGGGCTAAAATCacttatttttttggctttttgaccccaTATTGTAGGGTGGATCTCGAAAGATAGGAAAGATCTCCCTCCAAGCCGTACATACGACTTTCATCGAATACGGCTTTCCACAGAATTCTATAGGGATCTATGAGATCGAGTATGGAATTCTGTTTACTCACTTTAAATTGAGTATCCGTTTCCCTCCTTTTCCCGCTAGGATCGGAAATCCTGTATTTTCCATATCCATACGATCGAGTCCTTAGGTTTCCGAAATAGTGTAATGGAAAAAGAAGTGCTTCGAATCATTGCTATTTGACTCGGACCTGTTCTGAAAAAGTCGAGGTATTTCGAATTGTTTGTTGACACGGACAAAGTAAGGGAAAACCTCTGAAAGAATTTCCATATTGACCTTGGACATATAAGAGTTCCGAATCGAATCTCTTTAGAAAGAGGATCTTTTGTCTCATGGTAGCCTGCTCCAGTCCCCTTACGAAACTTTCGTTATTGGGTTAGCCATACACTTCACATGTTTCTAGCGATTCACATGGCATCATCAAATGATACAAGTCTTGGATAAGAATCTACAACGCACTAGAACGCCC is part of the Hordeum vulgare subsp. vulgare unplaced genomic scaffold, MorexV3_pseudomolecules_assembly, whole genome shotgun sequence genome and encodes:
- the LOC123423310 gene encoding NAD(P)H-quinone oxidoreductase subunit 2 A, chloroplastic, whose translation is MIWHVQNENFILDSTRIFMKAFHLLLFNGSFIFPECILIFGLILLLMIDSTSDQKDRPWFYFISSTSLVISITALLFRWREEPIISFSGNFQTNNFNEIFQFLILLCSTLCIPLSVEYIECTEMAITEFLLFVLTATLGGMFLCGANDLITIFVAPECFSLCSYLLSGYTKRDLRSNEATMKYLLMGGASSSILVHGFSWLYGSSGGEIELQEIVNGLINTQMYNSPGISIALISITVGLGFKLSPAPFHQWTPDVYEGSPTPVVAFLSVTSKVAASASATRILDIPFYFSSNEWHLLLEILAILSMILGNLLAITQTSMKRMLAYSSIGQIGYVIIGIIVGDSNDGYASMITYMLFYISMNLGTFACIVLFGLRTGTDNIRDYAGLYMKDPFLALSLALCLLSLGGLPPLAGFFGKLYLFWCGWQAGLYFLVSIGLLTSVLSIYYYLKIIKLLMTGRNQEITPYVRNYRRSPLRSNNSIELSMTVCVIASTIPGISMNPILAIAQDTLF